The genomic DNA ATGTTAACCGATCTGCCCTCCCACATCAGGATTATTCTCTCTCCTGGGAACCATGATGTGGTCAGGGGTGCAGAGCCTCAGCCGGCCATCCCTGAAAAGTTCAGAAGTGCATACCCGTCTTCATGTACCTTTGTTGAAAATCCGGCTCTGGTGAACCTGCAGGGAGTTCGGTTTCTCATGTACCATGGCCGGTCATTTGATGATCTCATCGGCCTGATGCCGGGGGCAAGTTATGAAAAGGCACATGAGATCATCCCAGAGATGCTGAAGAGAAGGCATCTTGCCCCCTGTTATGGGCGACGGACCCCGATTGCCGCAGATACCGTTGACCGGCTCATCATCGATCCCATCCCTGAAGTGGTACATACCGGTCATGTCCATATCTATGGGATCAGCAGGTACCGGAATGTCCTTGGAATAAACTCAGGGACCTGGCAGAGTCAGACCGCATTCCAGAAGCAGATGAACATCCAGCCGACACCTGCAGTCGCAATCGCACTGGACCTGAAGACATTACAACCGCGACTGTTCGATTTTATGAATGGCTCTCCTGAACCACTCGTTTTATAATCGGGGGACGATAAGCCTCCTGTTCCTGCCGGATGTACCACGACAGCAGGATATCATCAATCTCCTGCTCCCAGGAGATGAGATCCGAATCGCCAGGCATTAATCGGAGTGCAGCCCGTATCGCCTTTCCCGCTTCAGCATACCGCTTCAGATCCATCAGAACACGGGCATACTCCTTCTGCCCCTCCCCAAAGGCAGGATCTATCCGGACTGCCCGTTGGTATACGTCCTGGGCATCGGCTGTTCTTCCGGATTTATATAGGATCATCCCCAGGTGTGCCAGAACCTCTGCATCATCGGGCATGAGGGCGTGTGCCTTTCTGCAGGCTTTTTCTGCATCAGCATACCTCCCCTCTGCAGCAAGAATAGTGCCCCAGGTATCAAGAAAGGGACCATACCCCGGAACCTGCATAATAACCGGTTCCATGATCCGTCGTGCATCAGCTGGTGATCCGGCCATACAGAGCACATATGCCCGGGCATTATCAAGTTTCAGATCATCGGGGTACTGGACCTGAAGGCTGACAATATGATTCAGGGCAGCATCAAGGTTCTGCATCCTGGTATAGAGAAAGGCAAGAAGAAGGCTGCTGTCATATCCTCTGACCTCCGGAGGTATACTTAAGAGGACAGATTCCGCTCTCTCATAATCTCCCCGGTTTATAAGACCCAGGGCCAGTTTCCGGTAGAGCAGGTCCTGGTGTTCCATCAGAGTACTGGCATTGATATCAGGAAAGGTCCCGTTCTCGAACTGATCAAGCACCAGGATCGGATCCCGGGCCAGGATCCCAGTAATATTCTCCTCCGCATTAAAAAGACCGGTTGCCGCGACTCCCGGTGTACTCCAGAGCAAGGCCAGAAGGATGATGAGAATATATAAAGGGCTCATGATCAGCGATGAAGGATCTATCAATTATACCGCGATTTTCTGACTGGATGGATGGCTCCTGGTTCGGATATATAAATGCCCCGGTGCCAATTCGTATCGTTATTTACGTATAATCATCGAATGATAACAGATCACCGTCTCAATTCACAGTTTCGACTGGACGTGATACGAATGGATATGTTATATATTGTACCGGTTTGTGCCCTTATCGGGCTTATCTTTGCTGGTCTCAGCTATGCCCGGATGAAGAAGGAATCTCCGGGTGATGAACTGATGCAGAAGATAGCCGCAGCCATTCATCTTGGTGCAATGACCTACCTCAAACGGCAGTATACTGCCATTGCGGTATTTGTCGTTGTATTGGCGGTTATTCTTACGCTTGTAATCAACCCCTTGACTGCTATCTGTTACGTAGTCGGTGCTGGTCTTTCTGCACTTGCAGGATTTATCGGTATGTACTCCGCAACAAAGGCAAATGTCAGGACGGCAAATGCAGCACGGCAGGGAATGGCATCGGCCTTTAAGGTCTCCTTCTCTGCAGGTATGGTCATGGGTCTGACCGTGGTCGGCCTTGGTATGCTCGGTCTTTCCCTGATGTTCTTTGTGCTGACCGGTATCACCGGAGCCGCGGATCTTGACACTATCAGTATCCTGTCCGGATTCTCCCTTGGTGCATCATCAATTGCTCTGTTTGCCCGTGTCGGTGGCGGTATCTTTACGAAGGCAGCCGATGTTGGTGCAGACCTTGTCGGTAAGGTTGAGGCAGGTATTCCTGAGGATGATCCCCGTAATCCGGCCGTTATCGCGGACAATGTTGGTGACAACGTCGGTGATATCGCCGGAATGGGTGCTGACCTCTATGAGTCATATGTTGGTGCAGTTATTGCAACGATGCTTATCGGGGCAACTGCCGGTATGGCAAGCCAGTTCCAGGGCGTTCCGACCATGAACCTGATCGCTCTTCCGATGATGATCGCCGCTCTTGGTATCATTGCATCCGTGATTGGGTCATTCTTTGTCCGGACCA from Methanospirillum hungatei JF-1 includes the following:
- a CDS encoding tetratricopeptide repeat protein; the protein is MSPLYILIILLALLWSTPGVAATGLFNAEENITGILARDPILVLDQFENGTFPDINASTLMEHQDLLYRKLALGLINRGDYERAESVLLSIPPEVRGYDSSLLLAFLYTRMQNLDAALNHIVSLQVQYPDDLKLDNARAYVLCMAGSPADARRIMEPVIMQVPGYGPFLDTWGTILAAEGRYADAEKACRKAHALMPDDAEVLAHLGMILYKSGRTADAQDVYQRAVRIDPAFGEGQKEYARVLMDLKRYAEAGKAIRAALRLMPGDSDLISWEQEIDDILLSWYIRQEQEAYRPPIIKRVVQESHS